The Candidatus Woesearchaeota archaeon genomic sequence GTGATTTCTATCTCAGGTTTGATGTGTGGGAGGCCAATCCTGCAACAACTTTCTGCAGATATAATGTCACAAACGGCACCACAACTGCCACTTCCGGCACTCTGGCTGACTCAGATGCAACCCAGACTGGCACCCAATACACATTTGCTGTGCTGTTGTCACAATTGCCGAATTATGGGTATAATGTCACAATCAATTGTTCAGATGCAAACAACAGGAGCACGAGGCTTTACCACAACTTCACACTCACAGACACCACAACAACAAATATGACTTCCATTTCAGGAGGCTCGCCAACATCTACAGCCACTACAATAACTTGGACAACAGGGGATTATGCCAATTCGACTGTCAATTATGGCACAACAACATCGCTTGGCACCTACGCGGGCTCGGAAACATTTGAGCTGTCACACAGCGTTTCACTATCCGGACTGACCGCGAGCACCCTTTATTATTTCAGGGCAATCAGCTGTGACATCAATGCAAACTGCAATACCTCAGACCTCTACAACTTCACAACTACAGCAGCAGCATCCAGCTCAACATCATCTTCCAGCTCGAGTGGCGGCGGAGGCGGCGGCACCACAACAGAAACACCCTCGGTTTCGAAGCAATGGGACACAATCCCTCAGGGCTCAATTACAACCTATACCATCTCCAACTCATTGATCCCCGTCACAAAGCTGACATTTACAGTATTGCAGAAACTTTCAAATGCACAGCTGACGGTGAAAGCACTCGATACCAAGCCCAGCGCAACTTCAACATTGCAGTCATCAATGTATTCCAAGGTCTACAAATACCTTGAATTTGTCAAGGCTAACATTGCAGACGCATCTGTCACCAATATCCAGGTGGAGTTTACAGTGCCTGTTTCCTGGCTGAATTCAAACAGCATTGACTCCGGCCAGATTGTCCTGCTCCGATGGAACAACAATGCCTGGCAGGAGCTGGTGACCAGGAAGATAAAGTCTGATTCAACCATAGTGACTTATACTGCGTCAACTCCTGGCTTCAGCTATTTCGCAATCGCTGCCAAAGCCCAGGCGGCAGCGCCTGCTGAACAGGCGCCTGGTGAGGAGCCGACAACTGATGAATCCGCAACAGGCGGAGAGATAGCCGGAGAGGCAACCGCTGCTGGCGCAACATCTGGGCAGCCAGCTACTACCACAACAACCACAGCCACCGGCACTACAGGATCAGAGCCAGCGCAAGGAAAATCAACCTTCCTCCTCTGGTCAGTTATCATCCTGGCATTAATCGGATTTGCAGTGGCAGGCTACTACTTTGTTTACATGAAGCAGCATGACATGATTGACGAGCCAGGCCAGGAAGAGGATGAAAGCCAGCGGGGCCTGAGATAGTAATCACTCCTTTTTAATGCAAAAAATTTATAAACATTTTTCATTCTTTTTTCCATATGGCATTCTCGAACTGCGCAAATTGGCCGAAACTCACATTTTTCTTTTTTTCGCTGTCATTTTTCTTATTGGCAATTGGGATGCAGCCAACTTCTGCACTATATGAAACCAGGCTGCAATGCCCTGGCAGCGTCTGCATTGAGAATGGGGAGGTTGACATTTCCCTTCTCCTTTATCATACCAATCTCAGTGTCTGGTACACAAAGGTCGACTATGTTGATATCATCTACAACACCACAATTGCCTCTGCCAAGGACCTGAACCTGATAGTGACACCAATCAGCAATGCAAGCCTGAGCCTGCAGGGTAAGCTCCCGCCGGCACCTTCCGGGTTTGCACTCCAAATAGTCCCGTGCTTCACATTTTATCTCCTGGACGCAGAGGAAAAGGCAATTGGCAATGAAACCTGGACTTGCGGCAAGTACCCATACAGCTTGCAGATTTTCAAGGAATCACTGGTGGAATGCTTTAACACCTCTGGCTGCCGTGAGAACGAAATTTGCACAAAAGGAAAATGCGAAATGCTCAGCTGCGGCCTTTGTGAATATGTTGACAACCATGGATGCCTGCCCTATGGATGCTGCGACTCCAGGGAATGTGAGCTGGATTCCATCTGCGCCGACCATGAATGCCAGAAGCTGGAATGCGCCTCTTCGCAGAGGATATTCAACAGGACATGCATTGACCTGAACTGCCAATATGACGAAGTTGCAATGAATCATGAATGCATGCCGCTTGAATGTGCAGAGGACGAGAATCCAACTGAGCATGCATGCGTAAAAATAACATGCGGGCCCAATGAATATGCGGAAAATGGGCAGTGTTACCAGGTGCAGTGCGCCCCGAATCAGGAGATGACTTCCGATGGTTGTGCCCTGCTTGAATGCGGGCCGCTTGCCAAAATGACAGACACTGGCTGCAGAACAGATTATGCAACAATATTCCGGTGGTTTGCCGGCTTCGCGGTAATCCTTGGGCTTGCAGCATTTCTGTATTACAAGTACACCCATCAGGCAGTTCAGGCGCCTCCGCCCGGCCGTTTCTGAAATCCTCTTCCCGACTTTTGAATCGGCTTTGAGCTACCACTCTATAGTATAAGTCATTTTATTTATATAGAAAGATCAGTTAATCGCATCATGGCAGAGCTACGAAGGTCCTTGGGCTACTTTGCAATAATAAGCCTTGCCGTGGCCTCAATCATGGGCACAGGCCTGTTTTATGGCGCTGGCATTGCCCCCCAATACGCAGGCAATGCCTCGATACTTTCATGGGTTGTTCTTTCGCTTTTTGGCCTTTACATCGCTGCATGTTTTGGGGAACTAACAAGCATGTTCCCTGAGGCAGGAGGGGTTTATGAATTTTGCAAGCGCGCATATGGCCGGTTTTTCTCCTTCATCATAGGCTGGGTCGCATGGCTTGTTGGCAACATCACAACCTCCCTTATCGTTGTGGCTGCCGTAAACCTCATCATGCCGTCACACCCGGGAACAATTATTTGGAAATTTTTTATTGCAGTTGGCATCATAATCCTCCTCAACTACATTGCATTCCTTGGCTCAGAGGCAAGTGCAGCAACGCTTGTCATGCTGGCGACAGTCTCCTTTGTTGTCATCCTCGCATTTTTAATTCCAGGCTTTGGCCACATTGACCCGGCAAATTTCCAGCCATTCTTTGAGTTTGGCACAGGGGCCATTTTTGTTGCGGTATTTTTCATAGCAGAAAGTTTTTTTGGCTGGGAATCGGCAACATTCTTGTCAGAAGAAACAAACAATCCGGAAAAAGTCATACCCAAGTCCCTCATAATAGGGACTCTCATCACAGCAGTGGCCGTTATCCTGGTAAACATCGTCAGCCTTGGAGCTGTTCCCTGGCGCGAATTGGCTGGTGCGGATGTGCCCTTCCTGTATGTCGCTGGCCAAATATTCAATCCACTCACCGCAAAGCTATTGGCCATTGGCGTCTTTGTCACAATGATTAACTCAGCATTTGGCGGCGCAGTTACAATGCCCCGCCTGATTCTTGCACTGGCAAGGGACCGGCTTTTCCTTTCCCAGTTTTCGAAAATCCACAAGACCAGGGCAACGCCGTATAAGGCCATAATATTCCAGACCATTGTTTCCCTCCTTATACTCTACATGGGGTTTGGCAGTTATTTTCTCCTGCTCAGCCTGCTTTTGCCATTGGGATTTATCATGTATGCGTTTGTGCTTTTGGCTGTGCCTATCCTGAGGAAAAAAATGCCGGGCATGAAACGGCCATTTAACGCGCCTTTTCCTATAATTGGGCCAATTATCAGCGTCATGTTCATCTTGTACCTGGTTGTCAAGTGGATTGCATATGAGCCGAATGCTTGGTCTGTCCTCTCGCTCGGGGTTTCCCTTGTCTTCTTTGGCTTTCCGCTTTATTTCCTCATATCGCTGTACTATGACCCTGAGATGATTACTGAAGCCAATGACATTGTTGCATATTTTACTCTCTTTACTGAGAGGATATCCCTGCCCGGCAAGGTAAAGAAGGAAATATTGGCAATCCTGGGCAGCCTTAAGGGAAAAACCGTGCTGGAATACGGCTGTAGCGTCGGCACCCTGACTTTGGACCTGGCCAGGGCAGTTGGCCCGGATGGCCGGCTGTATGCTGTAGACCTTTCAAGGAATGACTTGAAAATCACCCAGAAAAGGATTGAAAAGCTTGTTTGGAGCTCGAAGGAGAGGATACACGGCAGGGTCACGATAATCCATGATGACCAGCAGGTCTATCGCCTGCATTCAGGGGTTTCCTATTCAGATGTGATTGTTTCAGTGGGCATGCTCGGTTACATCCAGGACATAGAGAAAATGCTGCGCGAGTTTTATTCAATCCTCCCGCCAGATGGGAAAATCTGCTTTGTCGAATATGGCGATTTTTTTAAGCTGATCCCGAATGTGGAATGGCTGTCCAAGAATGAGGTTGTCTCAGAGGTTTTCCGGCGCGCAGGATTCTCTGTCCAGGTTGAAAGGAAGAAAGGCCTTTTCTGGAATTATATCTATGTCTATGGCATAAAGTCCCATGAAGCCATAACTTTAGTCTGATTGTTACTGGTATGCAGGGTTCCAGGCCGTGCCTGGCCGTGGCAATCCTGCCTTGCCTTGAGGCTATCCAGCCTGCATTTCAATAATATTTATAAACTTGTTTCATTTAGGATAAATTGATCAGCAAAATGTACAAGGAAATATTATACGCAGTCTATATCATGTTGTGTGTTTACCTAATCTTCAGGCTATTTTCAAAGCTAGGCAAGCCCAAGTCATCTGTCAGGGATGAGATAAACGAAATTCTGAATTCTGATAAGTACAAAGTCAAGGGAAAATTCGAGGGTTAAACCTGTTTTCCATGGATGGGCTTTCTGCCTTTTTATTCTTATTCCGCAGTCCTCAATAAAATATTTAAAGTGTTAGTCCACTTATAAGCAAATGGAGCTATTGCTGATTTTGCTGATTGTGCTGCTGCTGGCGCACGGCTTTGCTGAAATTTGCAGGCTGCTCAGGCTTCCAAGGGTCGTTGGCCAGATCATGGTTGGCATAATACTTGGCACGCCTTTTGTCAGCAGCTGGGTCTTGACAAATGAAAACATGGAGATTATCACCTCTCTTGCTGACATCGGGATTATCCTGCTGTTTTTCTTCGTCGGCCTGGAAATAAACCTGCTTGAATTCGAGAAAAATGCCAGGGAGTCGCTCAAAATCTCCCTGCTTAACACTTCTATACCATTTATTCTGGGAATTGCCCTCAGCCTCTCATTTGGGCTGCCAAAGGTCACTGCGCTCCTTATTGGCGTCGCGCTTTCTGTAAGCGCGCAATCCATCTCAATTGATTTCCTTGAGGAGATGAAAATGCTTAAGAGCAGGGTGGGGCAGCTGATAATAACCGCCGGGACTGTTGACGATCTCATTGAGCTTATCCTGGTAAGCGTTGTTTTGGCCATGCTGCACACTGCCATTGGCGGGACAAGCATAATCCTGCTTTTGGGCAGCATCCTCCTGTTCATTGTCCTTGTCCTGATTGCCAGGGCTTTTCTCATACCTAAGGCGCTTAAGTACTTTGAACAGTCAAAAAATGAAACATCCTTGTTCACGGGAGGGCTTATCATCACTCTGATCATGGCTGTGTTTTCAGAGAAATTGGGCCTCGGCTCATTGATTGGCGCTCTTATAGGGGGTGTCCTGGTCAGGCAAATACTGGTAGCCAGGGGCACAAAGCAGGGCATTGTCCAGACAGAGAGGATGACATCAATCATGCGCACCATCTCTTTCGGGTTCCTTGTCCCGATTTTCTTTGTCTGGGTGGGGCTTAACACAAACCTGTCGGGCATTATTGACAACCTGTGGTTCACGCTTGCCATCACAGTCATAGCATTTGTCGGGACAATCGGCGGGACTGTGCTTGGAGTCTTATGGAGCAAAGGAAGCAGGCATGAGGGCTATATAGTCGGCTGGGGCGTTAATCCCAAGGGTGATGTGGAGCTTGTGATTGCATCCCTTGCCCTGCAAAAAGGCATCATATCCTCCTCTATCTTCTCATCCATAATTTTCATGGCATTTGTCACAACATTGGTAAGCCCAATTGTATTCAGGTGGCTTGTAAAGAATTACAGCACCAGGGAATCAGCATCCACAGTTTCCCAGGTAAAGGCCCTGCATGCAAAAAAGTCGTAGAGTGTAGTAATGCTCTTGGACCCTGAAATTCGGAATACCTCGGGCGGGACCAAAGAATAACGAAATAAGATCAATCTTTAAATCTTTAAGAAAAATTACCTGCTTGAGTCTGCCTGCCTTTCAAGCTCCTGTTTTTTCGCTATTGCTGCAGACATCATGCTCAGGTTTTTGGCGGCAATGATTTCATCTGCAAGGGTCGTGATTATTTTTTTCTTGGAGTTGAATGCCTTTGAATATGCTCCCTGTGTCATGTACCTAAGCGCAACATCAATCCTTCTTTGCGGCGACGCTTCGACAGCTTTTGGATATCTTGCTCCACCATATTCAATGCTAATTATCTCCTCTCTTGGAGCAGCATTCTCAATTGCCTTAACCAGCACCCTGATTGGGTTCTCCTTGGTTTTTTTCTCAATGAGCGTAAATGCCCCTTCCACAATTTTGGATGCGGTGTGGGCCTTGCCGGTAAAGCTCCCTGAGCTCCTGTAATGCTTCTTGCTCTTATGGCCGGAATTCATGAGCTTGTTGACAAGCCTTTCAACAATGAACACCTTTGACTTGTGGAACTTGTTGCCTGCATATCTTGCGCCGGTTTTTGGCGCGAGCTTTGGCTCAAGAGTTATATACGGCCTTAAGCCTATGTCAACAACTTCAATTCCCTGTGTATCCCATTTTCCAAAAGCTTTCAATGCTGAGCTTTCCATGTTAAACATCCATTTGAAGTGTAAGGCCTGCCGTTTTATTGCCTTATTTTATGAAATTATTTTCTAGCTTTCTCAATTATTCCCTTTAGCAATGCATCCAGGCTTTGGTCATTCACTTTGATAACCTGCCACCTGACGCCACCAATATCCCCTTTAGCCTTGCCCATCTTTCCGCCAATGCACTCCACCAAAACTTCATCATGTTCGTCGACCAGCTTGGTGGCTCCGTCACCGGGCAGGAATGCTGTTATCTGCCTTCCATTCTTGAGAAGCTGTATCCTGGCGCACTTTCTCATGGCTGAGTTAGGCTGCTTTGCTTCCAATTGGACTTTTTCGAGGACAATCCCCTTGGCCTGGCTTGCGCCCTCCAATGGATCAGCCTTTTTCTTGAGGTCCAAGACTCTCTTGACAAACCACTTGTCATGCCATCTGCCGACATTGCGCCTTTTCTTGAGGCTTTTTGCAGTGTTTAATCCGTTTGCTTTGTTTGCCATGTTTTCACATTGCCTTTCTCATATATTGTCCATGATACCGGTCAAACTTGGTAATTGCACCCATTTTTAAACCTTTCCACAGTTATAGTCGGCATTGCATGCTCAGGGGAAGGGAGGAGCCGGACCATGATATCATGGGCGCATTTGCCCTAAATGACCCTTATTTCCTTAATCTCAAAATATCTTTTGACAACAGCTTCTGTTGCCCTCAAATTGCTGGCATTCCTGCCGATAAGCATGCTTTTGGTATGGACATCAGGCCCTTTTATTATAATCTGATTTTGCTCATTGATGCTTATTTCCTGGGCTTGCAATGGATATATGAGGCTTTTGATAAAATCAACAAGCACAGGCTTGAATTCCACTATCCTAACCTTTTTTTTAAGCATTCTCTCGAGCCTCTTGACATTCGACCCGTGTTTGCCAATTGCCCTTGCTATCTCATTTTCCTGCACAATAAACGTCAGCACACTATCGCCGATAATGCAATCCTTCAGCTTGGCACCTGTTGTTTGCTCGAATATCGAGATAAAGCCCATGGCTTTTATGTCATATTTAATCCTGTCCAATTTAAACCCTCAGGAGCCCAACAACAGAAATAGAAAACGGCTTTTTGCAGATTGTGCCCAATTCATCATTCGGCATTTCCAGGTTCACGATGGTCACGCCTGCTATCTGGCTGTAATGCGCGAAGTCATCCTTTACGCTTTGCGGGCAGTTGGTTGTGATGTAAACCTTTTCAAGCCTGCCGCTCCTCAAGGCCCTCATTGCCAAATCTGTGCCTATTGCTAGCCTTTTGGTTTCGAGATTCTTCCTTATTTCAGTTACAATGTTTTGTGAATTTTCGCTCTTTGCCATTTTTATGCAGTGTGCCCCTTAAGCTGTTTCCTGAAAATTAAGGAGAATTTTGGGGCTTTTTAAGCCTTTACCTTTTCCGAGCATTGCTGCCGTGCTCAAAACAGGCACAGCTCGACTGTAAGATTAAAATGTTTGGAATTTTCCACTAGTTTCTAACTGGTGGCCGGAAAGCCGATGTCAAACTTTCAAGTGAAAAATTCCTAACATGCTCAAGAACCACGAGGTCTGCGGAACCAAACATGACATTCCACCGGTCGTTTGCTTTAGCAAACCGACGAACAAAGTGACTCCGTCTGACCGGTGGTTCTTGACAATCCTACTTACTTCTCCTGCTTATTTTCCTTGACAACTAACTTTGGCATGCCTGTCCCGACCGGGACTGGCTGGTTTATCATGACATTTTCCACAACAGAGTCAAGGTTGTCGACTTCCCCGACCATGCTGGCTTCAATGATGTGCTTGATTGGCGTTTCGAAGCTTGCCCTTGCCAGTACGCTTGACTTGTCGCTCACAACGCCGTATCTTGAGATGCCCCTGATGTCGCCATTGACGCACATTGTGTCAGCAACGAGCATAATATGCCTTATGTCAACATTCAGTCCCTGGCTCTCAATGACCTTGTAGACTTCATTCACTATTGCCTGCCTTGCCGCTTCAATCCCAAGCACCTGCGCAACTTCAAAAATATCATTTGTAATTGTCCTTGACACATCAACTATGTCTATTGCCATCACATCCTTGAGGTTTGAGCCCGCAGTGATGATGACAAACTCCTCCTCTCTTTTCACTGGCAATACCTGTGTAATCCCCTTTATGCCGCTGATGTGCAGTTCCCTGAGCTTTTCCTTGACCAAGTAGACTGAATTCAGGTTTTCATCCTTTCCCTTGGCCCTGATGATGAGATTTTCCCCTGACCTTTTCAAGGTGTAACCCTTCAGGGCTTTTTCAATGGCCTTGCCAATTGTCGCAGGTGAAAGCTCGAGCAGGCTAATTTTTTCCTGGTTGAAGACCAGCTCAAGGCTCAGCTCCGCAATATTAATAATAAACTCATTCACAATATCCGCAACCTTGGTCTCCTTGATGGTCTGGGCAATTTTCTTGATGTCCTTGCCCTGGGAATATGGCTTTTTGAGGTAAATCTCCATCATGGGGGTTGAAACTGTGCTGCGCGCATCCAGAATCTCAATTATTCTTGGCAGGCCCATTGTGACATTCATCTCTGAGACGCCTGCGAAGTGGAATGTATTCAGCGTCATCTGGGTGCCTGGCTCCCCGATGGACTCTGCAGCCACAAGCCCAACAGACTCTCCCGGGTCTATTTTAGCTGATTCATATTCATTCAGTGTGGCTTCAATAACCTTTTTGGTCTTTGTCTCTGAAAGGTCCTTGATGCTTTCTCTTAGTTCATCAGCTATCTTGGCTGGAAGTTTTTCCGCTTGTTCCTTTGTTAGGCTCATTTTTATGACCTCTGTTGATTATCCCTATCAAGTATTGTCCACAATTCTCTGGACATTGATTATTCCGCCTTCGCTTTTGGCAACGTCGATGCCGTCTTCGCCATAACTGAACTGCACGATTCGGCCGCTTGCATCCCTGACAGTGCTGTCATACTCCACTTTCAAATCCTGCAGTGCATTTGCCAGCCTCCTGTACAAGTAACCTGATTTTGGAGTTCTCAGCGCAGTGTCCATTAAGGAGTCCCTGCCTGTTATCCCCATGAAAAAGAATTCATGTGGCTTAAGGCCTGACTTGAATCCCTGCCTGACAAATCCCCTTGCATCCGGGCTCAGGTCATTTTTCTTGAAGCATGAAAGCGTTCTGTTCTTGTAGCCCCTTTCAATCCTCTTGCCCCTCATAGCCTGCTGCCCAACGCAGGCAGCCATCTGGGCGAGATTCAGCAGGTTGCCCCTTGCGCCGCTCTTTGCCATGACCATAGTGGATGTTGTCTGGTTTGCAAACTGCGCGACTACTGAGCCCGACTCATTCCTTGCCTTGTTGAGGAGTTCAAGGATTTTCAGCTCCAGGGTCTCGCTCACAGTCCTTCCAGGGAAAGCATCTAGCTCACCTTTGTGGTAGGCCTCAATAAGCTCCTTGACATCATTTTCAGCCTTATTCAGGATTTCCCCAATCTTGTTCCTGGCTTCTTCCGGCAGGTCCGTGTCTGAAATTCCGACTGTAAATCCCACTTTGTTCAGGACCTTAATCCCGAGCCTGAAAATCTTGCCGAGAATCTGGATAGTCTTGTCTGCGCCATAAATCTTGTGCAAATTTCTCAGCAAAAGCCCTGAGCCTTCGCCCAGGTTCTTCTTGTCGATTATGCCAGATTCCATAATGCCGTTCTTGATGACAACATTGGCATCAACATTTTTTCTCCCTCTTTCAATGAAGTTAAAATCATCCGGGATAAGCACGCTGAAGATTTCCCTTCCGTTCACCTTGGTTCTCTTCGGAAGCTTTGACGCATCGCTGACTCCGATTGATAAGAGCAGGTCAACTGCCTCATTCCTTGGCATTTCCAGCGTTTTGGTGAGAATATAATTCCCGGAAATCGCGTCCTGAATGCATCCCATGACGCTCAATCCGTACCTCGGGCTGATAAGCTGTGTCTGGACTTCCATCAGGATTTCAGCTTCTGCCCTTGCTTCCTCAGTCTGCGGGATGTGCAGGTTCATTTCGTCGCCGTCAAAATCAGCGTTGTATGGGTGGCAGACAGCCGGGTTGAGCCTCAATGTCTTATGCGGCAGCACCCTCACCCTGTGGCACATCATGGACATCCTGTGCAGGCTTGGCTGCCTGTTGAAGATTGAGATGTCGCCGTTCATGACATGCCTTTCCACGACATAGCCAGGCTGGATTTCCTCCAGTAATTGCTCCTTGGTTTCATCGGTTATCTTTTTCTTTTTTCCATCTGGCCTGACAATGTAGTTCGCACCGGGGTATTCCGCTGGCCCTCTCCTGATGAATTCCTTGAGATAATTCATGTTCCATTCAGTTACTGTCTCAGGGACTGACAGCTTCATTGCAATAATTTTTGGCACGCCGACCTCATTCAGGTCAACATTGGGGTCAGGGCTGATAACAGTCCTTGCTGAGAAGTTGGTTCTTTTTCCGGCGAGATTGTGCCTGATCCTCCCTTCCTTGCTCTTTATCCTTTCTGTAAGTGTCTTGAGTGGCTGGCCGCTCCTGTGCCTGGCAGGCGGGAGCTGCACAATGTTATTGTCAAAAAATGTTGTGATGTGGTACTGGAGCAAGTCCCATAAGTCTTCGATGATTATTTCCGGCGCACCGGCATTGATGTTTTCGAACAGCCTTTGGTTGATCCTGACAATGTCGCCCATCTTGTGCGTAAGGTCGTCCTCGCTCCTTTCACCGCTTTCAAGCGTGATGCTGGGCCTCATCGTGACTGGCGGTATAGGCAGGACAGTCAGCACAGTCCACTCAGGCCTCATAAACTCAGGGTTAATGCCGAATAGCCAGCAATCCTCATCCGGAATCTTCTCCAGCCTTGTCCTGATTTCAACCGGGCTGACCCTCTTGTCGCCTTCAATCAGCGTTGTTGGCTTTTCAAGGGTAATCTTTTGCTGCCTTGCATTGCAGTGCGGGCATTTGTTCGAGGTTTTTGTCGACTGGATTATCTCCTTTATCTTATCCCTCCTCGCGCTCATGCCTTTTTCTGCTTCAATCTCATTTAGTGACTGCAAATATCTCCCCAGCTTGTTTTTGGGAACAAGAATCCTTCCGCAGTCCCTGCATGTGGACCTCAGCAGGTTCAATACCAGGGAAGTGAATTTAACATGGATGATTGGCCTGGCCAGCTCGATATAGCCAAAATGCCCAACGCATTCCTTCAGCTTGGAGCCGCAGGTCTTGCATCTCAATCCTGGGTCAATGACACCCAGCCTGATATCCATTAGCCCTCCATCAACAGGATAGCCCTCTTTGTCATAAAGCTCAGGTGTGACTATTTTGGCAGATGCCATTTTTTTCAGGAGCTTGGGTGACAGGACGCCAAATACAAGGCTTTTGACATTCTTGAAAATGTATTTTTCGAATTCCTCAATGTACTCCTGCCTCTTTTTTTCCTCTTCAGGATTGGGCTTCTCATCAGAAAAGTCCTCATCCTTCATTGGCACTTCATCTGCCTTGGCAATCATCTGGGTTTCATCTTCTACCATTTTGCACCTTTATTATCATTAAATCCTTTCATCATTAACTCTCAGTACTTGCTCTTCAGCTGCATCTTTGGATAAATGCAGAGTGATTTTAACTCGTCAAGCAAAAGCTTGAACGCATAGCTGATTTCGATATTTGTGATATCCACATTGTCTCCGCAGATGCCGCAATAGCTCTTGTTCCTGTATTCATCATGGATGGCAATCAATCCGCATTGCTCGCATACCGGGACAACTGTCTTGTCTGAGTCAAACCTTTCCTTGAGCAGCATTGCAGCGCCATGCGCAACAAAGGTATCCTTTTCCATCTCTCCCAGCCTCAGGCCGCCTTCCTTTGCCCTTCCTTCAGTTGGCTGCCTTGTCAACAGCTGGATTGGGCCCCTTGCCCTTGAGTGCAGCTTGTTGGCCACCATATGCTTGAGCTTGAGATAATAGACTTCGCCGATGTAAATCCTTGCGTGCAATTTCTCGCCAGACACTCCATTGTACATTGTTTCCATCCCATTGTCGCGGAAGCCAAGCTGCAGCAGCTCCTTTCTCAGGTTCTCTTCGGGTTCAGCCTCAAAAGTTGTGCCGTCAATGAGCCTTCCGGCAAGGCCTGCCAGTTTTCCGCCCACAAGCTCAATCAGGTGGGCCATGGTCATTCTCGACGGAATTCCATGCGGTGAAAATAAAAGGTCCGGGATGTTCCCGCTTGCTGAAAAAGGCATGTCTGTTTGCGGCACAATCAATCCTACAACTCCTTTTTGCCCGTGCCTTGATGTGAACTTGTCCCCAATTTCCGGGATTCTTTCATCCCGCATCCTGACCTGGACAAGCTTGTTGCCTTCCTCATTTTCAGTGAGCAGCACCATGTCAACCACGCCTACTTCGCCGTGCTTAAGCGAGACAGAGCTTTCCCTTCTGGTGTTTGATGCAAGGTTATATTCGTCCAGGCTGCTCAGGAATCTCGGCGGCGAGGTTTTTCCGATGACAACATCGCCTTCTTTGACATTTGCTTCAGGGTAGACAATTCCATCCTCTTCAAGGTATCTGTAGTCCCTTTCAGACTTGTATCCCTTGACATCCTTGTCCGGAATGCTGATTTTATCGGTCAGCCCGCCGGAATATCTCAATTCCTCGGCGATTGCCGGCCTGAAATACGTTGACCTGCCAAGGCCTCTTTCAACAGAGCTCTTGTTGAGGACAATCGCGTCCTCCATGTTATAGCCTTCATAGGCCATTATTGCGACCACAATGTTCTGGCCTGCCGGATGCTCAGCATAGTTGCTGACGTCGTGCATCAGGCTCTTGACCAAAGGATACTGGGGAGTGTGAATCAGGTTTACGTCCATGTCCATCCTGACATGGTAGTTTGCAGCATAAAATCCCAATGCCTGCTTCTGGTTTTTGCTTCCGGCATTCAGCCGTGCTGATTGGTTGAAATTGCCATAAGGCACCAATGATGTTGTCAGGCCGAGCATGGCCAAGGGGGTAATCT encodes the following:
- a CDS encoding 30S ribosomal protein S12 codes for the protein MANKANGLNTAKSLKKRRNVGRWHDKWFVKRVLDLKKKADPLEGASQAKGIVLEKVQLEAKQPNSAMRKCARIQLLKNGRQITAFLPGDGATKLVDEHDEVLVECIGGKMGKAKGDIGGVRWQVIKVNDQSLDALLKGIIEKARK
- a CDS encoding NusA-like transcription termination signal-binding factor, coding for MDRIKYDIKAMGFISIFEQTTGAKLKDCIIGDSVLTFIVQENEIARAIGKHGSNVKRLERMLKKKVRIVEFKPVLVDFIKSLIYPLQAQEISINEQNQIIIKGPDVHTKSMLIGRNASNLRATEAVVKRYFEIKEIRVI
- a CDS encoding ribosomal L7Ae/L30e/S12e/Gadd45 family protein translates to MAKSENSQNIVTEIRKNLETKRLAIGTDLAMRALRSGRLEKVYITTNCPQSVKDDFAHYSQIAGVTIVNLEMPNDELGTICKKPFSISVVGLLRV
- the rpoA2 gene encoding DNA-directed RNA polymerase subunit A'' — translated: MSLTKEQAEKLPAKIADELRESIKDLSETKTKKVIEATLNEYESAKIDPGESVGLVAAESIGEPGTQMTLNTFHFAGVSEMNVTMGLPRIIEILDARSTVSTPMMEIYLKKPYSQGKDIKKIAQTIKETKVADIVNEFIINIAELSLELVFNQEKISLLELSPATIGKAIEKALKGYTLKRSGENLIIRAKGKDENLNSVYLVKEKLRELHISGIKGITQVLPVKREEEFVIITAGSNLKDVMAIDIVDVSRTITNDIFEVAQVLGIEAARQAIVNEVYKVIESQGLNVDIRHIMLVADTMCVNGDIRGISRYGVVSDKSSVLARASFETPIKHIIEASMVGEVDNLDSVVENVMINQPVPVGTGMPKLVVKENKQEK
- a CDS encoding DNA-directed RNA polymerase subunit A'; translation: MKDEDFSDEKPNPEEEKKRQEYIEEFEKYIFKNVKSLVFGVLSPKLLKKMASAKIVTPELYDKEGYPVDGGLMDIRLGVIDPGLRCKTCGSKLKECVGHFGYIELARPIIHVKFTSLVLNLLRSTCRDCGRILVPKNKLGRYLQSLNEIEAEKGMSARRDKIKEIIQSTKTSNKCPHCNARQQKITLEKPTTLIEGDKRVSPVEIRTRLEKIPDEDCWLFGINPEFMRPEWTVLTVLPIPPVTMRPSITLESGERSEDDLTHKMGDIVRINQRLFENINAGAPEIIIEDLWDLLQYHITTFFDNNIVQLPPARHRSGQPLKTLTERIKSKEGRIRHNLAGKRTNFSARTVISPDPNVDLNEVGVPKIIAMKLSVPETVTEWNMNYLKEFIRRGPAEYPGANYIVRPDGKKKKITDETKEQLLEEIQPGYVVERHVMNGDISIFNRQPSLHRMSMMCHRVRVLPHKTLRLNPAVCHPYNADFDGDEMNLHIPQTEEARAEAEILMEVQTQLISPRYGLSVMGCIQDAISGNYILTKTLEMPRNEAVDLLLSIGVSDASKLPKRTKVNGREIFSVLIPDDFNFIERGRKNVDANVVIKNGIMESGIIDKKNLGEGSGLLLRNLHKIYGADKTIQILGKIFRLGIKVLNKVGFTVGISDTDLPEEARNKIGEILNKAENDVKELIEAYHKGELDAFPGRTVSETLELKILELLNKARNESGSVVAQFANQTTSTMVMAKSGARGNLLNLAQMAACVGQQAMRGKRIERGYKNRTLSCFKKNDLSPDARGFVRQGFKSGLKPHEFFFMGITGRDSLMDTALRTPKSGYLYRRLANALQDLKVEYDSTVRDASGRIVQFSYGEDGIDVAKSEGGIINVQRIVDNT